The following proteins come from a genomic window of Oncorhynchus mykiss isolate Arlee chromosome 19, USDA_OmykA_1.1, whole genome shotgun sequence:
- the LOC110497317 gene encoding hydroperoxide isomerase ALOXE3: MPKYKVTVYTHNIATGTTMNNIFIKLVGEKGESKRTWLTSLKGLFYQDTGSREFDVVCPFSLGKLVLIELDKQPLPLFPLDAWFPSKVVVTTPERGTCQFPIYCWILDKEVHLFREGTAKRLCDETNHLARYSRELEMKTRTELYCWDTYKEGFPGSMKADNPLDLPSEIQFSFTKATQFLFTAATGITELKLMGYSDSKKSWKNIDEISNVCLNRTVISDYAQEHWKEDEFFGYQYLNGCNPMLIRRCSELPANFPVTGDMVKPSLRGSSSLLKELQSGNIFLLDYKNLDGLKANVINTKKQYMVAPLVLLYRTPDDKLVPIAIQLKQKPAKDNPIFLPTDSEYDWLLAKIFVRSADFQEHQLNVHLLRTHLLAEVFAVALLRNMPMVHPLYKLLIPHTRYSLQINLLARAFLIADEGVFTQFAASGGEAMNEILRRSVASLTYSSLCMPEDITARGLESVPNNYYRDDGLKLWDIIHRFVEGVIGFYYKSDSEVREDQELQNWIKDIFDHGFLAQECTGIPQSFSTVPEVVKFVTVVIFTCSGQHSAVNSGQYDYGGWMPNTPISLQQPPPTTKGQSTESTMLKTFPDVGTTAQGMSTMWLLSKQSTDFVTLGQYPEEHFNEIPPCRMIQKFQTDLKVFSETVKARNSGLPVPYTYMDPALVENSVAI; the protein is encoded by the exons aTGCCAAAATACAAGGTGACTGTGTACACACACAACATCGCAACTGGCACCACGATGAACAACATCTTCATCAAGCTGGTTGGCGAAAAAGGAGAGAGTAAGCGCACGTGGCTCACTAGCTTGAAGGGACTCTTCTATCAAGACACA GGGTCTCGTGAATTCGACGTGGTGTGCCCCTTTTCACTCGGCAAGCTGGTGCTGATAGAGCTGGACAAACAGCCCCTCCCACTCTTCCCCCTGGATGCCTGGTTCCCATCCAAGGTTGTCGTGACGACGCCAGAGAGAGGCACATGCCAGTTCCCTATCTACTGTTGGATTCTGGACAAGGAGGTGCACCTGTTCAGAGAGGGCACAG ctAAAAGGCTCTGTGATGAAACTAATCATCTTGCCAGGTACAGCAGGGAACTGGAGATGAAGACGAGAACTGAGCTGTACTG CTGGGATACCTACAAGGAGGGTTTCCCCGGCAGCATGAAGGCAGACAACCCTCTGGATCTTCCCAGCGAGATCCAATTCTCGTTCACCAAGGCCACCCAGTTCCTCTTCACCGCCGCCACCGG GATCACTGAGCTGAAACTAATGGGGTATTCTGACAGCAAGAAGAGCTGGAAAAACATTGATGAAATCAGCAATGTCTGCCTCAATAGAACTGTCATCTCAG ACTACGCACAGGAGCACTGGAAGGAAGACGAGTTTTTCGGGTACCAGTATCTGAACGGCTGCAACCCCATGTTGATCCGTCGCTGCTCGGAGTTGCCGGCAAATTTCCCCGTCACAGGAGACATGGTCAAGCCCTCTCTTCGTGGATCGTCCAGCCTCCTAAAGGAATTGcag AGCGGCAACATATTCCTGCTTGACTACAAGAACCTGGATGGATTAAAGGCAAATGTGATCAATACGAAAAAACAGTACATGGTGGCTCCTCTGGTTCTGCTCTACAGAACCCCTGATGACAAGCTGGTTCCCATCGCCATCCAG ctgaaGCAGAAGCCTGCTAAAGACAACCCCATCTTCCTTCCTACTGACTCTGAGTATGACTGGCTCCTGGCCAAGATCTTTGTGAGGAGCGCTGACTTTCAAGAGCACCAGCTCAACGTCCACCTGCTGCGCACTCACCTCCTGGCTGAGGTGTTCGCTGTAGCACTGCTGCGCAACATGCCCATGGTGCACCCCCTCTACAAG CTTCTGATTCCACACACCCGCTACTCCCTCCAGATCAACCTCTTGGCCCGGGCATTTCTAATAGCTGATGAAGGAGTTTTCACTCAG TTTGCTGCTTCGGGCGGAGAGGCGATGAATGAGATCCTGAGGAGATCTGTGGCCTCATTGACCTACAGCTCCCTCTGTATGCCGGAAGACATCACTGCACGAGGTCTGGAGTCAGTCCCCAACAACTACTACAGGGATGATGGACTCAAGCTGTGGGACATCATCCACAG GTTTGTAGAGGGAGTGATTGGTTTCTATTACAAGAGTGACTCAGAGGTCCGGGAAGACCAGGAACTACAGAACTGGATCAAGGATATCTTTGACCATGGCTTCCTGGCCCAAGAATGCACAG GAATCCCTCAGTCTTTCTCCACTGTGCCAGAGGTCGTCAAGTTTGTCACCGTGGTGATCTTCACCTGCTCAGGCCAGCATTCTGCTGTCAACTCTGGACAG TATGACTATGGTGGCTGGATGCCCAACACCCCCATCTCCCTGCAACAGCCACCTCCCACCACTAAGGGGCAGTCTACTGAGAGCACCATGCTGAAGACCTTCCCCGATGTCGGCACAACAGCACAGGGCATGTCCACTATGTGGCTCCTTAGCAAGCAATCCACTGACTTT GTGACCCTTGGCCAGTACCCAGAGGAGCACTTCAACGAGATTCCACCCTGCAGGATGATTCAGAAATTCCAGACGGATCTGAAGGTCTTCAGCGAGACCGTCAAGGCCAGGAACTCTGGACTACCAGTGCCATACACCTACATGGACCCTGCTTTGGTGGAGAACAGCGTGGCGATTTAG